The following DNA comes from Vigna radiata var. radiata cultivar VC1973A chromosome 4, Vradiata_ver6, whole genome shotgun sequence.
tacttctatttagattttgatttatgttttaaaagcactattaatttaaatttatgttttaattttatttagttgtttatgaacttttatttgaatatatgtgTTAAGtgctatttgtttttttattatttttcaattttatttatatctcatttaaaaagtaataaaatatatatttttaaatatatacaaagatATTCATAGATATATCtgcattttttaaaagatttgcagattttctttttaatagaTATCCAGCGAAGTACAAATCTGGTTGCAGATGGTTTTTTTGGTGGCAGTCGAATTAAGAATAGATAGTTTCTATATCCGATCTTTTATTATTGTAAGTAATATTGATTCTCTTCCTGATAACAacactttaaaattatttatacttaataaaataaagtgaaaataaatgacaaataaaaatgaaatcgTTTTTAGAACTATTTTAGCACGTGACTAATGAACATTAATTATTCTCTCCTTATCCAGATAGAGTGtcacatttaaaaaatgtcTTTTCTGATATTGAGATCGCATATCTTGACTTTTGTGCGGAAACgacagaatttcaaaatttatatacttCGGTAatttcgaaaaataaaattgtttaggattttatttttctatagaATTATTATATACGATTTCGACTGGTAAAATTTTCGAATTGAAATATAcagatataataatatttaaaattttagatcttaaataagataatgaattataaaatgaaaataaatgtttttttatcttaaaatatataaaagattaataagAGTACGAttcttatttgaatttatactTAAGTAAAAGCtataaagatattttacttaaaactaatataaaaataattttagatctGTAAATTCAAATTGGTTCTCTTACAAAACTTGGATCTTgatttaatttcaatcaattattttatttatttagactcaatttgaatttaatttaatttcaattatctaaaattgataaaactttttaaaatagtgttttagaatattttaaatgcATTTTCATGTCTCTCTATACTTATTGTAATTTAGAAGAATATAAGCACGCTCTCATAAGACACATGACtctcaatttaaatatttcttataattaatttaaatatttgctTCATATAAAACTCAATTCAGCTTAagctgaaaatatatttaaaatatcattaagaaAAGTAAGTACttcttaaaatatgaaaactaaatattatattaaaaatataaaatgggcaaccttataattataaaattttattccctggttaaaaaataaattcaataaattacataaataagaaaaaaaaaattgcactcccattaaaaaaaatatgaaatagtcACGTGGTGACTTCACTTAAATTAAAGTTATCATGTATGAGAActtctatttaaataaataaaaaataaaactgtcTTGATAAAAACGATTTCTATTATATGTTCATATCCCTTATCACGacttgataataataaaaaaaaaaaaaaacgtattcTTCATAATGAAATCGTGTACACCTAAAAGACTTATTCATCtgtattcttaatattttttaaaaatacccACGTGAACGGTCCAAAAACCTAAAGATCGATATCTGTAGACCTAACATAGAATATATTCTGaagtagataaaaaaaaaaaaaaaaaaccaaagttgtTCGTAATTTGTgcattaaaaaacattattctataaaaaatagttttaacatATAACTTACGTAAAAATGTTTGACCATTagaataatattgttaaaactACTCTACAAACTCATGAAAATTTACCGTTAgtataagttttatattagataaaaataaaaagtaaaacattatataaatgtagaattttataaataaacttatataaatttttaagttaagAGTCGTGTTAAATTCTTTTATGCAATTagatttagattttattattattattattcttaaccAATCTtcttattaatcaaaattaaagatattaaaattaatggatGATTTCTTGTCGAAAAGCTTCCTACAAAATCGGCGGATAAGATGAGATTTACATTCCAGATGAGATTTGCACtccgtatatatatatatatatatatNNNNNNNNNNNNNNNNNNNNNNNNNNNNNNNNNNNNNNNNNNNNNNNNNNNNNNNNNNNNNNNNNNNNNNNNNNNNNNNNNNNNNNNNNNNNNNNNNNNNNNNNNNNNNNNNNNNNNNNNNNNNNNNNNNNNNNNNNNNNNNNNNNNNNNNNNNNNNNNNNNNNNNNNNNNNNNNNNNNNNNNNNNNNNNNNNNNNNNNNNNNNNNNNNNNNNNNNNNNNNNNNNNNNNNNNNNNNNNNNNNNNNNNNNNNNNNNNNNNNNNNNNNNNNNNNNNNNNNNNNNNNNNNNNNNNNNNNNNNNNNNNNNNNNNNNNNNNNNNNNNNNNNNNNNNNNNNNNNNNNNNNNNNNNNNNNNNNNNNNNNNNNNNNNNNNNNNNNNNNNNNNNNNNNNNNNNNNNNNNNNNNNNNNNNNNNNNNNNNNNNNNNNNNNNNNNNNNNNNNNNNNNNNNNNNNNNNNNNNNNNNNNNNNNNNNNNNNNNNNNNNNNNNNNNNNNNNNNNNNNNNNNNNNNNNNNNNNNNNNNNNNNNNNNNNNNNNNNNNNNNNNNNNNNNNNNNNNNNNNNNNNNNNNNNNNNNNNNNNNNNNNNNNNNNNNNNNNNNNNNNNNNNNNNNNNNNNNNNNNNNNNNNNNNNNNNNNNNNNNNNNNNNNNNNNNNNNNNNNNNNNNNNNNNNNNNNNNNNNNNNNNNNNNNNNNNNNNNNNNNNNNNNNNNNNNNNNNNNNNNNNNNNNNNNNNNNNNNNNNNNNNNNNNNNNNNNNNNNNNNNNNNNNNNNNNNNNNNNNNNNNNNNNNNNNNNNNNNNNNNNNNNNNNNNNNNNNNNNNNNNNNNNNNNNNNNNNNNNNNNNNNNNNNNNNNNNNNNNNNNNNNNNNNNNNNNNNNNNNNNNNNNNNNNNNNNNNNNNNNNNNNNNNNNNNNNNNNNNNNNNNNNNNNNNNNNNNNNNNNNNNNNNNNNNNNNNNNNNNNNNNNNNNNNNNNNNNNNNNNNNNNNNNNNNNNNNNNNNNNNNNNNNNNNNNNNNNNNNNNNNNNNNNNNNNNNNNNNNNNNNNNNNNNNNNNNNNNNNNNNNNNNNNNNNNNNNNNNNNNNNNNNNNNNNNNNNNNNNNNNNNNNNNNNNNNNNNNNNNNNNNNNNNNNNNNNNNNNNNNNNNNNNNNNNNNNNNNNNNNNNNNNNNNNNNNNNNNNNNNNNNNNNNNNNNNNNNNNNNNNNNNNNNNNNNNNNNNNNNNNNNNNNNNNNNNNNNNNNNNNNNNNNNNNNNNNNNNNNNNNNNNNNNNNNNNNNNNNNNNNNNNNNNNNNNNNNNNNNNNNNNNNNNNNNNNNNNNNNNNNNNNNNNNNNNNNNNNNNNNNNNNNNNNNNNNNNNNNNNNNNNNNNNNNNNNNNNNNNNNNNNNNNNNNNNNNNNNNNNNNNNNNNNNNNNNNNNNNNNNNNNNNNNNNNNNNNNNNNNNNNNNNNNNNNNNNNNNNNNNNNNNNNNNNNNNNNNNNNNNNNNNNNNNNNNNNNNNNNNNNNNNNNNNNNNNNNNNNNNNNNNNNNNNNNNNNNNNNNNNNNNNNNNNNNNNNNNNNNNNNNNNNNNNNNNNNNNNNNNNNNNNNNNNNNtatatatatatatatatatatatatatatatatatatatatgtatatatatatatgggtttgttaacacgcgtacgcctttcagttggtacgttttaacaatgtgtaccggattatagtagacaaaaataccatTATTTATCATGGATTTTAAGCTTTAAgatcaaggatatttaaataattttcattctcaaaactaaaaaaaacccaaaccgttactcacctccctcattcctctcaactctctctctttcatctctctcactccaatttttttctatccttactgttgccccaattgaaaaaaaaaatcagaaaccctttatcatcagagatattttctctctcatctcaacattttctctgtcatcactccaacatttttttttctcatctcaacccaattgaagatggtggtggtaatttgaatcatagatattttttaaaaattgaaaaagtttactcttttataatcattttatatttatcaatgtATGTAAAAtgaaggtttaatcattcagcCAGTCCTAATTTTCGCGTGAAATCTCAATTtcgtccctttctttttcgttttctcaattgggtcctaaattttaaaaaaatggatcAATAAGATCCTTTCCGTTAAGTTGGGACTTACGGCGTTAAATGTGTGTGTGACGTGGAGGCAGGAGTCaattagttatattaaaaaaagacaaagtttttttaaaattgtaaaaaacaatttattaaattggaAGAAAAGCAACGTTGATGTGATTAATATTTTCACAGAAATTTTGATGTGACTAATAAaaagctgaaaaaaaaaacaattttttgaattttagaaaaaaaaactctgTAATTGGAACAGACTCAGGtgattgatgaagaagaggactAGTCCCCaaaccctttttccttttctaagtTTCTATAACCACACACACCACAAAAATACCATCAACTGGGAAGTTTGACGACTGAAACTTTAATTTTCATCTGACAAAGATTCAACCTTTCTTTGTTTAAGGCAGCCCAAAACCCCCAAACCgaaaacttcaaataaaaaaaaatgagcagTGCTTTTCGCATGAACAACTTTGTTAAGATTTCGCATCTCATGGGGATGCAGAGGCGCTTCATGTTGGTGAACCATGTCATTCATCCAATCAAAACTTCTTGTTTTCTCTACAACACAATGCACTCTAAACCTTTCATTCGATTGCCACATTTCTTCAGAAAACCCAGAGAATATGAAAATTCTTTGTCTTTGTTTTGTTCATCTTTTtgctcttcttcctcttcttcttcatctgctGTTGCAACTTCCCTCTCACGAGACCCCAAATGATGAACAAATTTTTTCCCCTCAATCCCTAATTCGAAAACGTACCCTTCCAATCTCAATTCCTATCATAAACGTTGCTGCTTTTCTtccaatttaataaattgtttttttacaattttaataaaactttgcctttttccaattttaataaaactttgcctttttccaattttaataaaacgTTGCTTTAGTTCCATGAACGGGGAAGTTTGACGACTGAAACTTTAATTTTCATCTGATAAAGATTCAACCTTTCTTTGTTTAAGGCAGCCCAAAACCCCCAAACTgaaaacttcaaataaaaaaaaaatgagcagTGCTTTTCGCATGAACAACTTTGTTAAGATTTCGCATGTCATGGGGATGCAGAGGCGCTTCATGTTGGTGAACCATGTCATTCATCCAatcaaaatttcttcttttctctacaACACAGTGCACTCTAAACCTTTCATTCGATTGCCACATTTCTTCAGAAAACCCAGAGAATATGAAAATTCTTTGTCTTTGTTCTGTTCATCTTTTtgctcttcttcctcttcttcttcatctgctGTTGCAACTTCCCTCTCACGAGACCCCAAATGATGAACAAATTTCTTCCCCTCAATCCCTAATTCGAAAACGTACCCTTCCAATCTCAATTCCTATCATAAACGTTGCTGCTTTTCTtccaatttaataaattgtttttctacaattttaataaaactttgcctttttccaattttaataaaactttgcctttttccaattttaataaaactttgcTTTAGTTCCATAACTAACTGACTCCTGTTTCCACGTCACACACACAGGTTTCCACGTCACACACACAGTTAACACCGTAAGTCCCAACTTAACGGAAAGGATCTGATTGatccaatttttcaaaatttgggacccaattgagaaaacgtaaaagaaaaggacaaaATTGAGATTCCACGCGAAAATTAGTACTGgctgaatgattaaacctaaaatgaatataaattttgtcactttatgttactctttccaaatctcaaaggtaaaaaatgattttactgttttttatcttgcacaatggttaaagtttattctaaacgcttgtagaagttgattcagtgataaaaaaaagggacataaggaaattaaagaaataggtatagaagagttCCCTAgaagtacaattctttcaattataAGTTGTAATCTTACGtcatgtatcccataccaatagagaaaggaaaaagaaacactttgtgtaaagggaaaaagacaatagagggaaatatcttgttctttaaaaatataatgaaatgtggtgtagatgtgtaaataatgtatgaaaatttaattgatttatgaaggttttatttacctgatttaatttaaaaatgaaatttaataataagaagggaaaatatataacacatcctccaaatgagagagataaaagagaaaggattgagaggaatgaggaaggtgagtaagagtttaggagtttttttttttagttttgagaatgaaaattatttaaatatccttaactttaatacttagaatccatgataaatgagggtatttttgtctactataatccggtactagggctgggcaaaaataactgatctaTACTATACtacagttaactgtactatattgtactaaaaataactgatccatttctagtaacagttcagtatactatcttatggttcagtttttaaaaactgaactgataacagttacagttcagttaactgtgagaattgtatctactcttacatcttctctaatttcagttcaattgtttcatcttgtCAAGNNNNNNNNNNNNNNNNNNNNNNNNNNNNNNNNNNNNNNNNNNNNNNNNNNNNNNNNNNNNNNNNNNNNNNNNNNNNNNNNNNNNNNNNNNNNNNNNNNNNNNNNNNNNNNNNNNNNNNNNNNNNNNNNNNNNNNNNNNNNNNNNNNNNNNNNNNNNNNNNNNNNNNNNNNNNNNNNNNNNNNNNNNNNNNNNNNNNNNNNNNNNNNNNNNNNNNNNNNNNNNNNNNNNNNNNNNNNNNNNNNNNNNNNNNNNNNNNNNNNNNNNNNNNNNNNNNNNNNNNNNNNNNNNNNNNNNNNNNNNNNNNNNNNNNNNNNNNNNNNNNNNNNNNNNNNNNNNNNNNNNNNNNNNNNNNNNNNNNNNNNNNNNNNNNNNNNNNNNNNNNNNNNNNNNNNNNNNNNNNNNNNNNNNNNNNNNNNNNNNNNNNNNNNNNNNNNNNNNNNNNNNNNNNNNNNNNNNNNNNNNNNNNNNNNNNNNNNNNNNNNNNNNNNNNNNNNNNNNNNNNNNNNNNNNNNNNNNNNNNNNNNNNNNNNNNNNNNNNNNNNNNNNNNNNNNNNNNNNNNNNNNNNNNNNNNNNNNNNNNNNNNNNNNNNNNNNNNNNNNNNNNNNNNNNNNNNNNNNNNNNNNNNNNNNNNNNNNNNNNNNNNNNNNNNNNNNNNNNNNNNNNNNNNNNNNNNNNNNNNNNNNNNNNNNNNNNNNNNNNNNNNNNNNNNNNNNNNNNNNNNNNNNNNNNNNNNNNNNNNNNNNNNNNNNNNNNNNNNNNNNNNNNNNNNNNNNNNNNNNNNNNNNNNNNNNNNNNNNNNNNNNNNNNNNNNNNNNNNNNNNNNNNNNNNNNNNNNNNNNatatatatatatatatatatatatatatatatatatatatatatgtgtgtgtgtgtttgtgtaacTGCATCACATCGTCTctttattaagaaaaacaatatattaagtAAAGTTTAAAGTGAACCCGTGATCCTAAGTTACTTTTAAGTGAgagaagaaattattaaaatatgttacttcgaaattattttaatttaaatctgATTACAATGAAATTATGTCATGCACATGCGACTTAtgctaatataaaaaattcataaatttgtctatttcaataattttggtctataattaaaataatttagtaaaGTTTCTCAAAATATAGTGACAAAGTATAAACAACtactattttaatcattttgttatcttttactACTAATTTGTTTAACTTCATATTAAACAGCAGGGATATAATTTGTGAAAAATCGAAATTAGAAGAAATAGTagaagtttatttaattttttttaacaagacTCTTTATACTGTAGAAGGGTTTAAATTATAGATGACAATAAGTGATATCAAATATGGATAATGTTTATCTGTTATCCGATCTATCATTATTAAataccatttaaaaaaatatgtaaatattttaaaatttgtgaatatttataaataattaaaaatatatattataattattgaaaattaaatttaaataaaattacaaaatagtatataaaataaattaaataaaataaaatttaattgtaattaaatttaataagatataaattaaatttttatttttattgtttataggTAACATATATCTTCATGTTCGAGTAGTATAATATTACATTCGACGTGTTTATAAGAGGAAATTAAGAcatttctaaataataaatatatgagaatATCAGTTATCAGTTATGGATAATACTTGCAAGCATGGTTATTTTTGTCGTCCTAATTCATACAaccttaatattatatatatattttttctaataaagaaAGATCTCTGTATGTGGATTGGCTACTTTATAAAGGTTATATTATTTCATACTAACAACTATATTATACATTCTTTCATGGCACACAGCTTGTAACTTTCGAAACTTGTATTTGATTAAGGAAAAagtttcattaataatttttttttacaatttttttacaatcttTGTAATtggttattttaaatatattgaccAATAAAATAGTCACACATAATCTAttctcaaaaaattattaaaaaaagttattaatatcaCCCCTTTGGTTAATAAGCAACCTTCAATTCCCTCCCTGGCCTTTGGGTAAAAAATATGGAGTTAGAAAATCTTATGTATCTATTTcggaaatattttcaaaaaataccCACGTGGACGGTGGAAAACCCTAAACTTTGAAAACACGTGAACAACAGACATCCGTCTACAGGcgaaaacaatatatttaatagcTGTAGAGGATTCTGCTGCATGTGATAAACTCTATATATAGTGCCTCATTCAGAGGCCAAAGATGTCAACAATTTGTAGTTTGACGAGAATGGCTTACACACAAGGTTTCTTGCAGCTCCGTGCCCTAACCACCCCGGCTAGAGCTTGGCCACAGTGGGAAGTGGGCAGCACCGTGCGAAAGCACATTGTTTGCAAGGCAGAGAAGGACGACGGTGATGCCACCGCCCTCAGCCTTGTCTCTCGCAGATTGGCCCTCGGCACTGCGCTCATCGGTGGTGCTGCTGTTGCTGGAACCAAGGCCTCACCTGCTGCTGATGCTGCTGCTGCAAATCTCTCTCTGGAGAAACCTGGTATTTTACTCTTCATCACTTCTTTAAACACTCATCTATTTTCATGCTTGCTTTAACGTGAGTTTTGAATTCATATATCGGATACAAAAATGTGAAAGTTAATCTTAGCATCTATTTGGTTTGTTCTTTAAGAAGTTGTTGAAGTACTTTAAGTTTGAACGCAGATCATAGATTAAACAGAATAAAATCATTTCAGTGTTTCCGAAATGTTTATCATCTACaacataaaatattgttttacacTTCCTTTTTCACTGTATCACTACTGCATTAAGCAGAATCAAAGTCTCGTAATCTTTGAACATGGCATGTAATGAGTTTATTGTCTTGGGTACTGTAGCAGTTAGCCCATTACCAGCAATAAAAGCTGAGGAATATCCTGCATCGGTTGTGGAAGCTCTTTCTCTCAATCGAACCAGTTTTCCCGAGGGCTTCATTTTCGGGACAGCGTCTGCGGCTTACCAGGTATATGCACTCAATAAAACATACAAATGTTTTTCTTACTGtttaattattctatttatcgcacaaagaaaaagttttattttatgtaactAAAATTTATGATACGTAAATGTTTctaaatatataactaattaaatatcACATCACTTTCCTTATTCTTATGAGAAGTTAAGCTTTGAGATTTCAACCTAAACTCACGTGATTTTGTTATGTTCATAATATGTACCTACAGTACGAAGGAGCGGCATTTGAATATGGAAGAAAACCTAGCGTATGGGATAACTTCACCCATAGATATCCAGGTTTCTCCCACTTTTTGTCTCAAACATTATATAtcaagaaaaagggaaaaaaaaatactttctttgattttattttatttctattttaatagttaGTTGTAGTATCTAATTACtcaagtgaaaaaaataaataaaaacggGAAGAATAAAGAATAACTAAAAGATGTACAATTGCACATTGGATGAGAAAAGTTTtaagaaataacaaaattatttgaactaaaacaattatacaatgtttcttataattattatttttttttaaaaaaaaaagctatgATTTTTagaagttatattatatatttaaaacttgagAAAACCAGTAGATAAACAGTCTTACTACAAATTTGTAATAACTTGCAGAGAGGATAGACGACAGAAGCAATGGAGATGTAGCAGTTGACGAATATCATCGTTTCCTGGTAAAGTCCAAATTATTAATGATGATTACATACGTTCAATGAAGTAGtcaattatatttttccttcaaaacaattaattaattttatgtcGTTTTGTATTTGTATAACAGGAAGATGTTCAGATAATGAAGGATATGAATCTGGATGCATACAGATTCTCCATCTCCTGGTCTAGAATAATACCAAGTGAGATAAAAGTTGATGAACTATTATTATtctgtttgttattattgttgttggaTCTTCCGTTGTTAATGATTTCAATCTTCATTTTAAATGATTGATATATAGATGGAAAGGTCGGTGCAAACGAGGAGGGTGTAAACCAAGAAGGAATCGATTATTACAATAACCTCATCGATAATCTAATAGCCAACGGTCAATATCCAAGTTTTGCTCTACTGGTTTTTcttgattaaaatttacattttatatactttttaagtAAATGACAATAATTAATCATGTTTTACATATTAACGTTGCAGGTCTAGAACCGTATATCACACTCTTTCACTGGGATACTCCCCAAGCTTTACAAGAAGAGTATGGAGGGTTTTTATCTTCTCAGATTGTGTAAGctattcaaaatttatcttttatgcAACAAgagttatttattatatatcatttaagatacttattttaaaatcgATTTTGGTGTATTCTTGATTTCAGAGATGATTTTAAAGACTACGCAGaagtttgtttcaaatattttggaGACAGGGTGAAACATTGGATTACTCTAAACGAGCCATGGTCTTATAGTAATAATGGTTATGCAGTTGGAACCTTTGCACCAGGTCGATGCTCTGAAACGCAAGATTCAACTTGTCTCGGTGGTGATTCAGGAACAGAACCATATATAGTTGCACATAATCTACTACTTTCTCATGCAGCTGCTGTAGATGTGTACAGGAATCAGttcaaggtttttttttttttttatcagaactTTTAAATCTCCATATTCCATTAGATTTCCACATTGTCATGAAGGTTCAAGTAGTCTAGGATTTCTCTTTCACTAAATTACCATTTGAAACACTTTACTCAGGAAAGTCAAAACGGAGTGATAGGCATAACACTTATTTCTACTTGGTACGAACCATATTCAGACAGTGAGTTAGACAAAAGCGCGGCGAAACGAGCACTTGACTTCATGTTTGGATGGTAAGTTTATATTGAATGTTATAGGTTTTCTACCTACTTAGAATGTtcttaatattttccttttatattagGTTTTTGTACGATGTTTTAgaatttacattatatataatttgtaagtATGATTACAGGTACATGGAACCATTGACATCAGGAAAATACCCAGAGACTATGCGTAAATTGGTTGGTAAAAGATTGCCAGAGTTCACAGAAGAGCAATCAAGACTTCTGGCTGGTTCACTTGATTTTCTTGGATTAAACTATTACACCACTAATTATGCTGCCAATCGACCCAAAGTTGAACCTAGTCCTACGTCAAAATCTGAACCTAGTTATACCACTGATGCAAATGTCACTTATCTAAGTGAGGAATTCTCCATCTTTCAATTATGTAAATTataggaaaaagtctctttaacaactcttttttgacaacacatatgTAGCAGTCTATGATtagtccgttttaaatatttttttaaaaataaattcaaacaaaccaataaaataataacacgtctcctattatcaaaaagttattaaaaaacggttgtcaaaatatcattgtcctaaattatatatatgttgaatttgttaatatctcattttgcttttgttttcatTGGCCAGCTGAACGAAATGGTATACCCGTAGGTACACCGGTATGTATATAATCATGTCAAATTTTAAGTTCATActactattatattattttatttcatataactttatatttatatttgcaGACGGCTTCTGATTGGTTGTATGTTTATCCCAAAGGAATTAGAAACTTGTTGCTCTATGTCAAAGAAACGTACAACAATCCTTTGATTTATATAACCGAAAAtggtaattattatataaaaaaaaacaattttttattatctttgaaaaatagtctaaagaaatttcttttaactaCTGATTTTAATTCGTAGGTAGAGGTAACGATGTGAATGATGAACCACCGCAGACACTTGAGGAAGCTCTTCTTGATATTTACAGAATTGATTACTATTATCGTCATCTTTATTATCTACTTTCGGCAATCGGGtaatgatttatctttttctttttacttattttaatcattgttttttaatctaattttgaatttgttatgttaattttataaggGATGGAGCAAATGTAAAAGGATATTTTGCATGGTCGCTGCTGGATAATTTTGAATGGAAGAATGGTTATTTAGTGGGATTTGGACTGAATTATATTGACAGAAACGATAATTTGAAGAGATATGCCAAACTCTCTGCACAATGGTTTACGAATTTTCTAAGAAAACCATTATTTCCCAAATGAAAAGAGCATCTATAGCACACTTCAGTTCAAGGCTTGGGAAGGACTCTATAATGTGTTGTTGCCagtttaatatttcaataaagTGTGTGCTGttaaactttatattaattCATGAAATCtcgtttttaataaatttacttataaattatttcctCATTGTTCTTTATTAGAGAAAACATATATccatttaattattcttatatCTAGCTGTCTAAAGTGGGTTATcacatgaaaaattaatattctaattaaaaattgacAGAAACATccatttaacatatt
Coding sequences within:
- the LOC106758265 gene encoding cyanogenic beta-glucosidase-like gives rise to the protein MAYTQGFLQLRALTTPARAWPQWEVGSTVRKHIVCKAEKDDGDATALSLVSRRLALGTALIGGAAVAGTKASPAADAAAANLSLEKPAVSPLPAIKAEEYPASVVEALSLNRTSFPEGFIFGTASAAYQYEGAAFEYGRKPSVWDNFTHRYPERIDDRSNGDVAVDEYHRFLEDVQIMKDMNLDAYRFSISWSRIIPNGKVGANEEGVNQEGIDYYNNLIDNLIANGLEPYITLFHWDTPQALQEEYGGFLSSQIVDDFKDYAEVCFKYFGDRVKHWITLNEPWSYSNNGYAVGTFAPGRCSETQDSTCLGGDSGTEPYIVAHNLLLSHAAAVDVYRNQFKESQNGVIGITLISTWYEPYSDSELDKSAAKRALDFMFGWYMEPLTSGKYPETMRKLVGKRLPEFTEEQSRLLAGSLDFLGLNYYTTNYAANRPKVEPSPTSKSEPSYTTDANVTYLTERNGIPVGTPTASDWLYVYPKGIRNLLLYVKETYNNPLIYITENGRGNDVNDEPPQTLEEALLDIYRIDYYYRHLYYLLSAIGDGANVKGYFAWSLLDNFEWKNGYLVGFGLNYIDRNDNLKRYAKLSAQWFTNFLRKPLFPK